In bacterium, the following are encoded in one genomic region:
- a CDS encoding FtsX-like permease family protein, whose protein sequence is MDIKKLAFRNLMRNKRRSFLTALSLFVSGFVIVALHGYLKGALNASRELIIKLDTGHVLITTKDYFERRIFLPQEEYIEELDEVISLLENSKYVNFYTLRIKAGGMVFTKDGTNKPSYLFAIDPEKESKTFELKKKIVEGTSDLEKGCVIASDLARTLKLKPGDTLTILTHSVSGGLSATKLPVSGIARIGYATLDRSLIVLSFEHAKKLLKMGDGTHEILVFLKKEKDINKFINSLHLPEGLTANPYTFALGGFAFFYKFADVFYLNIYILITLLAAFAIINTMTVAVFERMREIGTLKALGMTDNEIFKLFGLEGTLIGSTGGLAGGLIGFLTNTILHTKGINFESLIKGIEFPFPYIIRPSANPWILVLAFLIVTSMSFLASIFPALKAKRLTPQETLRNI, encoded by the coding sequence ATGGATATAAAAAAGCTTGCATTTAGAAATTTGATGAGGAATAAGCGCAGGTCGTTTTTGACCGCCCTATCCCTTTTTGTTTCGGGATTTGTAATAGTCGCATTACATGGGTATCTTAAGGGGGCACTCAACGCCTCAAGAGAGTTAATCATCAAACTGGACACAGGACATGTTCTCATCACAACAAAAGACTACTTTGAAAGGCGGATATTCCTGCCACAGGAAGAGTACATAGAGGAACTTGACGAGGTCATAAGTCTTCTTGAAAATTCAAAATATGTGAACTTTTACACCTTGCGGATCAAAGCCGGGGGAATGGTCTTTACTAAGGACGGAACCAACAAGCCCAGCTACCTTTTCGCTATAGATCCAGAAAAGGAATCAAAAACCTTTGAATTGAAGAAAAAAATAGTAGAGGGGACTAGTGATTTAGAGAAAGGTTGTGTTATAGCTTCAGACTTAGCGCGCACCTTGAAGTTAAAACCCGGTGATACTCTTACAATTCTGACACACAGTGTATCAGGCGGCTTATCTGCTACAAAATTACCCGTCTCGGGAATTGCCAGGATAGGTTATGCCACTCTGGATCGTTCACTTATAGTCTTATCCTTTGAACATGCTAAAAAACTTCTAAAAATGGGTGATGGAACCCATGAAATACTTGTATTCCTTAAAAAGGAGAAAGATATAAATAAGTTCATAAATTCCCTTCATTTACCCGAGGGACTTACCGCTAATCCCTACACCTTCGCACTCGGGGGATTTGCCTTTTTTTATAAATTCGCAGACGTTTTTTATCTCAACATTTATATTCTCATCACATTACTTGCTGCCTTTGCCATCATTAATACTATGACCGTTGCTGTTTTCGAAAGAATGCGAGAAATCGGTACGCTAAAAGCCCTTGGAATGACTGATAACGAAATCTTTAAACTATTCGGATTAGAAGGAACCCTTATTGGTTCTACGGGGGGCCTTGCGGGTGGATTAATAGGTTTTCTTACCAACACAATTTTGCATACCAAGGGAATAAACTTTGAATCTTTGATAAAAGGAATAGAATTTCCATTCCCTTACATAATTAGGCCTTCAGCGAATCCATGGATTCTTGTTCTTGCCTTTCTAATTGTCACCTCGATGTCCTTTTTGGCTTCAATCTTTCCTGCCTTGAAGGCAAAGAGACTAACGCCTCAAGAAACTTTGAGAAACATATAG
- a CDS encoding FtsX-like permease family protein → MLKTAFRNLFRHKRRTLLTFSILSVAIMYYIVIQGMLDGFEIESTKNFINLETGHLKITSEEYNPETFEGRMHTYINVEKTLKSLPFVKGICPRLKIAGFLDNGIDEYPVIIVGIDPDKDTAVFELHKYTNGLISQSGLWIGSVIADRFKVKEGDVLYLTFKGKRGAIVSKEFTVEGIIDAPSFIINNLQVFTHINSLNEIGEFEGEISEIFVKTDNFENSFKYKIEIEKILPKYSVKTWQEEGKDFLSISEAKKFSQNILLFFIILIGIIGTTNTLMIAVFERMREIGTLKAIGMKDSEVMKLFVTEGVLIGVVGSIFGVLLGVIINYLLVKYGIDWSPLLPKDMNFGYRVSGVIKNTWNFKSIWISLILGPISTLIASYLPAKKAKGLLPAECLRWI, encoded by the coding sequence ATGTTAAAAACGGCTTTCAGAAATTTATTCAGGCACAAAAGGAGAACCCTGCTAACTTTTTCCATCTTAAGCGTTGCGATAATGTATTATATTGTTATCCAGGGCATGCTTGATGGATTTGAGATTGAATCAACAAAAAACTTCATAAACCTGGAAACGGGACATCTGAAAATAACATCGGAGGAATATAACCCAGAAACCTTTGAAGGGAGAATGCATACCTATATTAATGTGGAAAAGACACTAAAGTCATTGCCTTTCGTCAAAGGAATATGTCCAAGACTTAAAATAGCAGGGTTTCTGGACAATGGAATAGATGAATATCCTGTTATAATTGTGGGAATCGATCCAGATAAGGATACTGCAGTTTTTGAACTACATAAGTACACTAATGGCCTGATCTCACAGTCAGGGCTTTGGATCGGAAGTGTAATCGCTGATAGATTTAAAGTAAAGGAAGGTGATGTTCTATACTTAACTTTCAAGGGGAAAAGAGGCGCTATTGTTTCCAAGGAGTTTACTGTGGAAGGTATTATTGATGCACCAAGCTTTATCATCAACAACCTTCAAGTCTTTACACACATAAACTCCCTAAACGAAATTGGGGAATTTGAAGGTGAAATTTCAGAAATATTTGTCAAAACAGACAATTTTGAAAACTCCTTTAAATATAAGATCGAGATTGAAAAAATCCTTCCAAAATATTCAGTAAAAACCTGGCAGGAGGAAGGGAAAGATTTTCTCTCCATAAGTGAAGCGAAAAAATTTTCACAGAACATCTTGCTTTTCTTCATAATTCTTATTGGAATTATAGGTACAACCAACACCCTGATGATAGCAGTTTTTGAAAGAATGAGAGAAATTGGTACCCTAAAGGCAATTGGTATGAAAGATAGTGAGGTTATGAAACTTTTCGTAACCGAAGGCGTACTTATTGGAGTTGTAGGGTCCATTTTTGGCGTTCTTTTAGGTGTGATAATAAATTACCTTCTGGTTAAATACGGAATTGATTGGTCTCCATTGCTTCCGAAGGACATGAACTTCGGTTACCGAGTTTCGGGGGTAATAAAAAATACGTGGAATTTTAAGAGTATCTGGATTTCACTGATTCTCGGGCCAATTTCTACATTAATCGCCAGTTACTTGCCGGCAAAAAAGGCAAAGGGTTTATTACCTGCGGAGTGTTTAAGATGGATATAA
- a CDS encoding ABC transporter ATP-binding protein, giving the protein MPLLKLEKVEKIYNTGKVQVHALKGIDLEVEKGEFIALVGPSGSGKTTLLNLIGCIDKPTKGKVFIENTVLNEKSSDELAQLRRHYFGFIFQSFNLIPVLNVYENVEIALNLKYPRLSKKGKERKILEILELVGLKDKKDIKPLELSGGEQQRVSIARALVKDPEFVLADEPTANLDSETGKNIVNLMKELNEKQGVTFIFSTHDPLIMQYAKRIIKLRDGKIEV; this is encoded by the coding sequence ATGCCTCTCTTAAAACTTGAAAAAGTCGAAAAGATATACAATACAGGAAAAGTACAAGTCCATGCCCTGAAGGGCATTGACCTCGAGGTAGAAAAAGGAGAATTTATTGCCCTGGTTGGGCCATCAGGTTCCGGTAAAACAACTCTTCTTAACCTTATAGGATGCATAGACAAACCTACAAAGGGAAAAGTTTTTATTGAAAATACCGTTCTAAATGAGAAAAGCTCCGATGAACTTGCCCAGTTAAGAAGGCACTATTTTGGCTTCATTTTTCAAAGTTTTAATCTTATACCCGTCCTGAACGTTTATGAAAACGTGGAAATTGCCTTAAATCTAAAATACCCAAGGCTTTCAAAAAAGGGGAAGGAGCGCAAAATTCTTGAGATTCTGGAATTAGTTGGACTCAAGGACAAAAAGGACATTAAACCCCTCGAACTTTCTGGTGGAGAGCAACAAAGGGTTTCCATAGCAAGAGCGCTGGTTAAAGATCCCGAATTTGTCCTCGCCGATGAGCCTACAGCCAACCTGGATTCGGAAACAGGAAAGAATATCGTAAATCTAATGAAAGAACTTAATGAAAAGCAGGGTGTTACATTTATTTTCTCCACTCACGATCCATTAATAATGCAGTATGCTAAAAGAATAATAAAACTAAGGGACGGAAAAATCGAGGTATAA